Proteins found in one Methylobacterium sp. CB376 genomic segment:
- a CDS encoding AI-2E family transporter produces the protein MPAAVTPPSLPPARVPPPSTPGPSGLATLAVAVVVVAALYLAREVFIPLVLAILLSFVLAPVVNLLRRLRLGRVPSVIAAVLLALGVILAIGGVIGLQVADLAKNIPAYQSTVQRKVSTLQEGVLGRANDLIRRFNRQVSEVSSQAAAPDAAGAAAGAQAPRAVLVKVQEPDTSPLVLAEKVLGPVVSPLTMVGIVLVVVIFILMQREDLRDRLIRLFGASDLHRTTMAMDDAAGRLGTFFLAQLGMNAAFGVIVGVGLWFIGVPSPILWGVFSALMRFVPYIGALISGVFPVALAAAVDPGWSMALWTAALFLVAEPVFGQVVEPLLYGHSTGLSPFSVIVSTLFWGFLWGPIGLILATPFTVCLVVLGRHVERLEFLDVLLGDRPPLTPVENFYQRMLAGDPDEAQEQAELLLKERSLSSYYDEVALKALQLAANDYQRGVLGPAQLDAIRQLTQALVMEFAKRPDEVPQEAPEAPAGQPGAEASLAEKEHPKNEAVPGRAPPPEARPQRWRGEAPVLCIAGRGPLDEAASSMLAQLLGKHGLGARVVPHEAVSREKVRNLDVSGVAMVCISYLDISGNPAHLRYLLQRLREKVPGQPILVGLWPAEDAILTDAALRRQVGADYYVVSLREAVEACLEALRQA, from the coding sequence ATGCCCGCTGCCGTCACGCCGCCCTCCCTCCCGCCGGCCCGCGTCCCCCCGCCCTCCACGCCCGGCCCGTCCGGGCTCGCGACCCTGGCCGTCGCCGTGGTCGTGGTCGCCGCGCTCTACCTCGCGCGCGAGGTCTTCATCCCCCTGGTCCTCGCCATCCTGCTGAGCTTCGTGCTCGCGCCGGTGGTGAATCTGCTGCGCCGCCTGCGCCTCGGGCGCGTGCCCTCGGTGATCGCGGCGGTGCTCCTCGCCCTCGGGGTCATCCTGGCCATCGGCGGCGTCATCGGCCTGCAGGTCGCCGACCTCGCCAAGAACATCCCCGCCTACCAGAGCACGGTCCAGCGCAAGGTCTCGACCCTGCAGGAGGGCGTGCTCGGCCGCGCCAACGACCTCATCCGCCGCTTCAACCGGCAGGTCAGCGAGGTCTCCAGCCAGGCGGCCGCGCCCGACGCCGCCGGCGCCGCGGCGGGCGCGCAGGCGCCCCGGGCCGTGCTGGTGAAGGTGCAGGAGCCGGACACCTCACCCCTGGTCCTGGCCGAGAAGGTCCTGGGCCCGGTCGTCTCGCCGCTCACCATGGTCGGCATCGTCCTGGTGGTCGTGATCTTCATCCTGATGCAGCGCGAGGACCTGCGCGACCGCCTGATCCGCCTGTTCGGGGCGAGCGACCTGCACCGCACGACCATGGCCATGGACGACGCGGCGGGCCGGCTCGGCACCTTCTTCCTGGCCCAGCTCGGCATGAACGCCGCCTTCGGGGTCATCGTGGGCGTCGGCCTCTGGTTCATCGGGGTGCCGAGCCCGATCCTGTGGGGCGTGTTCTCGGCCCTGATGCGCTTCGTGCCCTATATCGGCGCGCTCATCTCGGGCGTGTTCCCGGTGGCGCTCGCGGCCGCCGTCGATCCCGGCTGGTCGATGGCGCTCTGGACCGCCGCCCTCTTCCTGGTGGCCGAGCCGGTGTTCGGGCAGGTTGTCGAGCCGCTGCTCTACGGCCACTCGACGGGCCTGTCGCCCTTCTCGGTGATCGTCTCGACCCTGTTCTGGGGCTTCCTCTGGGGGCCGATCGGCCTGATCCTGGCCACGCCCTTCACGGTCTGCCTCGTGGTGCTCGGCCGCCACGTGGAGCGGCTCGAATTCCTCGACGTGCTGCTCGGCGACCGGCCGCCGCTGACGCCGGTCGAGAATTTCTACCAGCGCATGCTCGCGGGCGATCCCGACGAGGCGCAGGAGCAGGCGGAACTGCTGCTGAAGGAGCGCTCGCTGTCCTCCTACTACGACGAGGTGGCCCTCAAGGCGCTGCAGCTCGCCGCCAACGACTACCAGCGCGGGGTTCTCGGGCCCGCTCAGCTCGACGCGATCCGGCAGCTGACGCAGGCGCTGGTGATGGAATTCGCCAAGCGCCCGGACGAGGTGCCGCAGGAGGCGCCGGAGGCGCCGGCCGGGCAGCCGGGCGCCGAGGCCTCGCTGGCCGAGAAGGAGCACCCGAAGAACGAGGCCGTGCCGGGCCGCGCGCCGCCGCCCGAGGCGCGGCCGCAGAGGTGGCGCGGCGAGGCCCCCGTCCTCTGCATCGCGGGCCGCGGCCCGCTCGACGAGGCGGCCTCGTCCATGCTCGCCCAGCTGCTCGGCAAGCACGGGCTCGGCGCCCGCGTCGTCCCGCACGAGGCGGTCAGCCGCGAGAAGGTGCGCAACCTCGACGTGAGCGGGGTGGCGATGGTGTGCATCTCCTACCTCGACATCAGCGGGAACCCGGCCCATCTGCGCTACCTGCTGCAGCGGCTGCGGGAGAAGGTGCCGGGCCAGCCGATCCTGGTCGGCCTCTGGCCCGCCGAGGACGCGATCCTGACCGACGCTGCGCTGCGCCGGCAGGTCGGGGCGGATTACTACGTCGTCTCGCTGCGCGAGGCGGTCGAGGCGTGCCTGGAGGCCCTGCGGCAGGCCTGA